A window of the Desulforapulum autotrophicum HRM2 genome harbors these coding sequences:
- a CDS encoding type I polyketide synthase, protein MQNKNAVAIIGMGCIFPKANGLKEYWRLLLNGEDAITEVPQASHWSLNDYFDEDPASKDRTYCSRGGFLPEVAFDPARFGLPPNNLDATDTAQLLALIVAEMALGDAGYGTPGSFDRLRTNVILGVTGTQELVIPLGARLGHPIWKRALKDSGIPDQKAAEVVERISGQYAEWQENSFPGLLGNVVAGRIANRLDLGGTNSVVDAACASSLSAMNTAMLELISGRCDMSITGGVDALNDIFMNMCFAKTGVLSHSGDAKPFSKDADGTVLGEGVGMIVLKRLDDARRDKDRIYAVIRGMGTSSDGKSGGIYAPNAAGQLRALHAAYDISGVDPATVGLIEAHGTGTRVGDKIEFTALKAFARETNKTTSCAVGSVKSMIGHSKAAAGAAGIIKSALCLYHKVLPPTLKAEEPDPELEINDTPFYLNAVAKPWVSQQGTPRRSGVSAFGFGGSNFHAVLEENEPDKSRVSWDGTVQIAAFSAPTREGLTPQLLEFSKDLARSAQGDEAERSQATAWLAFKTRGAFSNSDNARLLILITRNDNAAETVQRAIDLIQTEQDNAWAKENIYFGSGQNKGRLAFLFPGQGSQYTGMGKDLISAFPEGLKALADAGDHFTAEWGEKKEPLCDYIFPPPLHRQDKKTSEEMLRTTDVAQPALGGVSLAMAAVLGRFNILPDLTCGHSFGELPALYCAGWMDKATLFTLACARGRYMAQSPGEQGERGSMLAIKATLPEIEAFINEENLDLVLANRNSHDQGVLSGRTDEIKRALKRCREKKIRAVEIPVAAAFHSPLVENAARPFKDRLSGFSLTPSTTTVFSNTTANPYPKDAKKATALLGNQLLNPVNFVDSIEAMFTDNATTFVEVGPKSVLTGLTQSILKGKSFTAMALDSSNGRRSGVEDLARVVCELGAKGLPVKLTAWEDDTEEPRKKIMRITLTGANIRPKPGCNLPPSEPMTTVPMVDKNDRLTPAQTDETPGTASAPGETPRGAAMPSSIHPVQPPQNPISANPTRPVGAMELILRGLESMEALQSQTARTHEKFLETQAIASQTLQKMMEQTRLFSETRSDNPIAPAAPMPVKPAVQAGPSYAPRPVVHEPVAESAPRHLNHELAPETDPRPLTGGHPAKTQPVSLPDTPATAPATQATTGTSQATEAIMATVSRLTGFPQEMLSLDMDIESDLGIDSIKRVEIVSELEKELPHTFQISPEDMGTLKTLGDILAAMAVDPSDNTGPEAVPTIENSPSQDTSVMAALVKVIGELTGFPGEMLEPEMDLESDLGIDSIKRVEILSRLEKELPHAATFSSEKMAELRTLADIAAHIDGNAPPATAPVNANNKTLQSARPVENHQTTTIVADPVNTGTRITGKNQANNNKVSSSSVNSSHTGLMRQTVKLKQLPMDQVRFHNGSKLNIGADKTVYIAGRATDFSTALAKSFKRAGIKSKIISMALGLNSDLPAMAGLVIVYDSDHAGQDFLKSAFLLAKKSGPDLLASARKQAAFFTTVSFLGGGFGFDDGPITDPLQGGLAGLAKTAALEWPEVLCRSLDLAPEPVPDNTAMDAISSLTMIHGPVEMGIRDNLCNIPELVTAEVAPGTATINPDDVFVISGGARGVTAECALALADRHQPTIVLLGRSPEPWDEPLWLTSLEEEADIKRALLENEFTGKRPSPRDLDTRYRKIVSNREITNTLKRIRATHARVSYLSVDILDAPQVAQCLKKIEKQFGAVTGLVHGAGVLEDRFILDKEEQQFSKVFDTKVQGLKNLLAAVDPHRLTHLVLFSSIAARTGNPGQVDYAMANEVLNKTAQDLARRFQTCKVLSMNWGPWAGGMVTPLLRQKFQKQGMNLIPLKAGAAKLVQEMVSSGPVEVVIGGHLPAPVPPEHKPGKPLTRAYETEVSTSLFPILNNHRIAGQPVVPFALMVEWYAHGARHANPGLIFAGIDDMGVLKGIKPGNATTRITINTGRCMPDNDLFRVETELCSEAGLHARGVTLLADTLPQGPAAPPADPMGLAPSTLCVEEAYDTILFHQDRLRGIKAILATGTNGIKISASRAQAPAIWIKQPHAATWTMDPLLLDSAFQAAIIWSHGQTGNACLPSRFASLRVYGPFADSTGDVTITLCVKEQTTHAIKGDFTFVDDTGRVIADITGFEAVMDPSLMAKFKPEKKKQPVRFSREQILAFAEGKPSMAFGEPYAIFDNEREIARLPRPPYFFMDRVVSTDAIQWEMTPGGWIKAEFDLPPDAWYFKAARSHALPFSILLEIALQPCGWLAAYIGSALKSDKRLYFRNLGGQATLVRPVTQDMGTLTMRSRMTNVSEAGGLIIQEFDMEVLNNGAPLYTGTTSFGFFTKESLSNQTGIKTTPLDRAPSKSELRNAVCIDFTDDAPLTPGDDNASIPTGLPSKALRMIDRIDVLTLDGGLFGNGYVRATKEVDPDEWFFKAHFYQDPVCPGSLGIESFLQIMAAYAKERWNFSSETHEMIPTGQDHKWTYRGQITPDNRRISVEAHIRSVTDGENPTVTADGILRVDGLIIYQMEGFTLELCPVNGTQDQAAAPGNSSRCYI, encoded by the coding sequence TTGCAAAACAAGAACGCTGTGGCAATAATAGGGATGGGATGTATTTTCCCAAAGGCCAACGGACTCAAGGAATACTGGCGTCTGCTGCTCAACGGGGAGGATGCAATCACAGAGGTTCCTCAAGCAAGCCACTGGTCTTTGAACGATTATTTTGACGAAGACCCCGCTTCAAAGGATCGCACCTACTGTTCCAGGGGAGGGTTCCTACCTGAGGTCGCATTTGACCCGGCACGGTTCGGGCTTCCCCCCAATAACCTTGATGCAACCGACACGGCTCAGCTTCTGGCATTAATTGTGGCTGAAATGGCCCTTGGAGACGCAGGCTATGGCACACCAGGGTCCTTTGACCGACTTCGGACCAACGTTATCCTCGGAGTTACCGGCACCCAGGAGCTTGTTATCCCCCTTGGGGCAAGACTTGGCCACCCCATCTGGAAAAGGGCCTTAAAAGACTCTGGTATTCCTGACCAGAAAGCCGCCGAAGTCGTGGAGAGAATCTCAGGACAGTATGCCGAGTGGCAGGAGAACTCGTTTCCCGGCCTTCTTGGTAACGTGGTCGCAGGCAGAATCGCCAACCGCCTGGACCTGGGTGGCACCAACTCTGTGGTGGATGCCGCCTGTGCAAGCTCGCTCTCGGCCATGAACACGGCCATGCTCGAGCTTATCTCCGGACGATGCGACATGTCCATCACCGGCGGCGTGGATGCCCTGAACGACATTTTCATGAACATGTGCTTTGCAAAGACCGGGGTTCTCTCCCATTCCGGGGACGCCAAACCCTTTTCCAAGGATGCCGACGGAACCGTGCTCGGAGAGGGTGTCGGCATGATTGTCCTCAAGCGCCTTGACGATGCCCGAAGGGACAAGGACCGGATCTATGCGGTCATCCGGGGTATGGGCACCTCAAGCGACGGCAAGTCCGGCGGCATCTATGCCCCGAACGCCGCAGGTCAGCTCAGGGCTCTCCATGCGGCCTACGATATCTCCGGGGTGGACCCGGCCACGGTCGGCCTCATCGAAGCCCACGGAACCGGTACCCGGGTGGGTGACAAGATCGAATTCACAGCCCTTAAAGCCTTTGCAAGGGAGACCAACAAGACCACCAGCTGTGCCGTGGGGTCGGTAAAATCCATGATCGGTCACTCAAAGGCCGCAGCCGGGGCCGCTGGCATCATCAAATCAGCGCTCTGCCTCTACCACAAGGTCCTGCCACCGACCCTCAAGGCCGAGGAACCCGATCCCGAGCTTGAAATCAACGACACCCCGTTTTACCTTAACGCCGTTGCAAAACCATGGGTTTCCCAACAGGGTACGCCGAGAAGATCCGGGGTAAGCGCCTTTGGATTCGGGGGCAGCAACTTCCATGCGGTTCTGGAGGAAAATGAACCTGATAAATCCCGGGTTTCCTGGGACGGAACGGTTCAGATAGCAGCTTTCTCAGCCCCAACCCGGGAAGGGCTCACCCCCCAGCTCCTTGAATTCAGCAAAGACCTTGCCCGGTCAGCCCAGGGGGATGAGGCCGAACGGTCACAGGCAACGGCATGGCTTGCGTTCAAGACAAGAGGCGCATTCTCAAACAGCGACAATGCAAGGCTTTTGATCCTCATCACCCGAAACGATAACGCCGCCGAAACAGTCCAAAGGGCCATTGACCTGATCCAGACCGAACAGGATAACGCCTGGGCAAAAGAGAACATCTATTTCGGGTCGGGACAGAACAAGGGGAGACTGGCCTTTTTATTTCCCGGCCAGGGCAGCCAGTACACGGGAATGGGCAAGGATCTTATCTCAGCCTTTCCCGAAGGACTCAAGGCCCTTGCCGATGCCGGTGATCACTTTACCGCCGAGTGGGGTGAAAAAAAAGAGCCCCTGTGCGACTACATCTTCCCCCCTCCCCTCCACCGCCAGGACAAGAAGACCAGCGAAGAGATGCTAAGAACGACAGATGTGGCACAGCCCGCCCTTGGCGGGGTAAGCCTTGCCATGGCCGCCGTTCTGGGTCGATTCAACATCCTTCCGGATCTCACCTGCGGTCACAGCTTTGGCGAACTGCCGGCCCTTTACTGCGCCGGATGGATGGACAAGGCCACACTTTTCACCCTTGCCTGCGCAAGGGGACGTTACATGGCTCAATCTCCAGGAGAGCAGGGAGAGCGGGGAAGTATGCTGGCCATCAAGGCCACCCTGCCTGAAATCGAGGCATTTATCAACGAGGAGAATTTAGACCTTGTCCTTGCCAACCGCAACAGCCACGACCAGGGAGTTCTTTCGGGACGCACCGACGAAATCAAAAGGGCACTTAAGCGTTGCAGGGAAAAGAAAATCAGGGCCGTTGAAATCCCTGTGGCAGCGGCCTTTCACAGCCCTCTTGTGGAAAATGCCGCCCGGCCGTTCAAAGATCGCCTCAGCGGATTCAGCCTGACCCCATCAACAACAACCGTTTTTTCCAACACCACAGCTAATCCCTACCCAAAAGATGCCAAAAAGGCAACCGCCCTCCTCGGCAATCAGCTCCTTAACCCTGTCAACTTTGTCGACAGCATTGAAGCCATGTTTACCGACAACGCCACCACCTTTGTCGAGGTCGGCCCCAAGAGCGTACTGACGGGCCTTACTCAATCCATACTCAAGGGTAAATCGTTTACAGCCATGGCCCTTGACAGCTCTAACGGAAGGCGATCCGGCGTGGAAGACCTTGCCCGGGTGGTGTGCGAACTTGGCGCAAAGGGTCTTCCCGTGAAACTCACCGCCTGGGAAGATGATACGGAAGAACCCAGGAAAAAAATTATGCGAATAACCCTTACCGGGGCCAACATCCGGCCCAAGCCAGGATGCAACCTGCCCCCGTCAGAACCCATGACAACGGTGCCGATGGTCGACAAAAACGACCGGTTAACACCCGCCCAAACAGATGAAACCCCAGGGACCGCTTCGGCCCCTGGAGAAACGCCCAGAGGAGCTGCCATGCCGTCTTCAATCCACCCCGTTCAACCTCCCCAAAACCCGATTTCGGCAAACCCGACCCGACCCGTCGGTGCCATGGAACTTATCCTTCGAGGGCTTGAATCCATGGAGGCCCTCCAGTCCCAGACAGCCCGGACCCATGAAAAGTTCCTCGAGACCCAGGCCATTGCCAGCCAGACCCTCCAGAAAATGATGGAACAGACACGCCTGTTCAGCGAAACCAGATCCGACAACCCGATTGCACCAGCAGCCCCCATGCCCGTCAAACCTGCTGTCCAGGCAGGCCCTTCATACGCCCCCAGGCCGGTGGTCCATGAACCGGTGGCTGAAAGTGCACCCCGGCATTTAAACCATGAATTGGCACCAGAAACTGACCCCAGGCCTTTAACAGGGGGTCACCCAGCCAAGACTCAACCCGTATCATTACCCGACACGCCTGCAACTGCCCCGGCAACACAGGCAACCACGGGAACAAGCCAGGCCACCGAGGCCATCATGGCAACGGTGAGCCGCCTTACCGGATTTCCCCAGGAAATGCTCTCCCTTGACATGGACATTGAATCAGACCTTGGGATTGATTCCATCAAACGGGTGGAGATCGTAAGCGAACTGGAAAAAGAGCTACCCCATACCTTCCAGATCTCCCCTGAAGACATGGGTACGTTAAAGACCCTTGGAGATATTCTTGCAGCCATGGCAGTGGACCCATCGGACAATACCGGCCCGGAAGCCGTTCCGACCATTGAGAACAGCCCATCACAGGACACGTCGGTCATGGCCGCCCTTGTAAAGGTGATCGGTGAACTCACGGGCTTTCCAGGGGAAATGCTCGAGCCTGAAATGGACCTGGAGTCAGATCTTGGCATTGATTCCATCAAACGGGTTGAAATTCTATCAAGACTTGAAAAAGAACTGCCCCATGCCGCCACTTTTTCTTCGGAAAAGATGGCAGAGTTGAGAACCCTTGCCGACATTGCCGCCCACATCGACGGCAACGCCCCCCCGGCAACAGCACCTGTGAATGCCAACAACAAAACGCTCCAGTCAGCCAGGCCGGTCGAAAATCATCAAACCACCACCATAGTTGCAGATCCTGTTAATACCGGTACCCGTATCACCGGTAAAAACCAGGCCAACAACAATAAGGTCAGCAGCAGTAGTGTGAATAGCAGCCATACCGGACTGATGCGCCAGACCGTCAAACTCAAACAGCTGCCCATGGACCAGGTAAGGTTCCACAATGGCTCAAAGCTCAACATCGGTGCCGATAAAACCGTGTACATCGCAGGCAGGGCGACTGATTTTTCAACAGCCCTGGCCAAATCCTTTAAACGGGCAGGCATCAAGTCTAAAATCATCTCCATGGCCCTGGGATTGAACAGCGATCTGCCCGCCATGGCAGGCCTTGTAATTGTCTACGACTCGGACCATGCTGGCCAGGACTTCCTCAAGTCAGCCTTTCTCCTGGCAAAGAAGAGCGGCCCGGACCTCTTGGCATCGGCCAGGAAACAGGCGGCTTTTTTCACCACGGTGTCGTTCCTTGGCGGCGGTTTTGGATTTGACGATGGTCCCATTACCGATCCCCTCCAGGGCGGCCTTGCAGGCCTTGCCAAAACAGCCGCCCTTGAATGGCCGGAGGTCTTGTGTCGAAGCCTTGACCTTGCCCCTGAACCTGTACCAGACAACACCGCCATGGATGCCATTTCAAGTCTGACCATGATCCATGGTCCTGTGGAAATGGGCATCCGAGACAACCTTTGCAACATCCCGGAACTTGTTACAGCCGAAGTGGCACCCGGAACAGCCACAATCAACCCGGACGACGTTTTTGTCATTTCAGGAGGAGCCAGGGGGGTGACGGCCGAATGCGCCCTGGCCCTGGCCGACCGTCACCAGCCAACCATTGTTCTGCTGGGAAGATCCCCGGAGCCCTGGGATGAACCTCTATGGTTAACCAGCCTTGAAGAAGAGGCAGATATCAAACGGGCCTTGCTTGAAAATGAATTCACAGGCAAACGCCCTTCCCCCCGGGACCTTGACACCCGTTACCGAAAAATCGTCTCCAACCGGGAAATCACCAACACCCTTAAGCGAATCAGGGCAACCCATGCCAGGGTCTCTTACCTGTCGGTGGATATCCTGGATGCCCCCCAGGTCGCCCAGTGTCTGAAAAAGATTGAGAAGCAATTTGGAGCTGTCACCGGCCTTGTCCATGGTGCAGGTGTTCTTGAAGACCGCTTCATCCTTGACAAGGAAGAGCAGCAGTTCTCTAAGGTTTTTGACACCAAGGTTCAGGGGCTTAAGAATCTTTTGGCGGCCGTTGATCCCCACCGTCTCACCCACCTGGTTTTATTCTCATCCATTGCGGCCCGCACGGGCAACCCCGGCCAGGTGGACTATGCCATGGCCAACGAGGTACTCAACAAAACGGCCCAGGACCTGGCACGGCGCTTTCAGACGTGTAAGGTACTCTCCATGAACTGGGGCCCCTGGGCGGGAGGAATGGTCACCCCGCTTTTACGGCAAAAATTTCAAAAACAGGGCATGAATCTCATCCCCCTGAAAGCCGGGGCAGCAAAACTTGTCCAGGAGATGGTATCCAGCGGACCGGTAGAGGTTGTCATTGGCGGCCATTTACCCGCACCAGTACCGCCTGAACACAAACCCGGAAAGCCCCTCACCAGGGCCTATGAAACCGAGGTCAGCACGTCGCTGTTTCCCATCCTCAATAACCATCGCATCGCAGGCCAACCCGTTGTTCCCTTTGCCCTGATGGTCGAGTGGTATGCCCATGGTGCCCGCCACGCCAATCCCGGCCTGATCTTTGCCGGTATTGATGACATGGGGGTGCTCAAGGGGATAAAGCCGGGCAACGCCACAACCCGGATAACCATCAACACGGGCAGGTGCATGCCGGACAACGATCTTTTCAGGGTTGAAACAGAGCTTTGCTCGGAGGCCGGCCTCCACGCCAGGGGGGTGACCCTGCTGGCAGATACCCTTCCCCAGGGGCCGGCTGCCCCCCCCGCAGATCCCATGGGACTTGCCCCCTCCACGCTTTGTGTTGAAGAGGCCTACGACACCATTCTCTTTCACCAGGATCGACTCAGGGGAATCAAGGCCATCCTGGCAACGGGCACCAACGGGATTAAGATTTCAGCATCACGGGCACAAGCACCCGCTATCTGGATAAAACAGCCCCATGCGGCCACCTGGACCATGGATCCCCTGCTGCTTGATTCAGCCTTCCAGGCCGCCATCATCTGGAGCCACGGGCAGACCGGCAATGCCTGCCTGCCGTCCCGTTTTGCAAGTCTCAGGGTCTATGGACCCTTTGCCGATTCAACAGGCGATGTCACCATCACCCTTTGCGTCAAAGAACAGACAACCCACGCCATTAAAGGCGACTTCACCTTTGTTGACGACACAGGCAGGGTAATAGCAGATATTACCGGGTTTGAGGCGGTTATGGATCCGTCACTCATGGCAAAATTCAAACCCGAAAAAAAAAAACAACCGGTGCGCTTCTCCCGGGAGCAGATACTTGCCTTTGCAGAGGGCAAGCCGTCCATGGCCTTTGGCGAACCCTATGCGATATTTGACAATGAACGGGAAATCGCACGCCTTCCAAGGCCCCCCTATTTCTTCATGGACAGGGTTGTCTCAACCGACGCCATCCAGTGGGAAATGACCCCGGGCGGATGGATCAAGGCTGAGTTTGACCTGCCCCCGGACGCCTGGTATTTCAAGGCTGCAAGAAGCCATGCCCTTCCCTTCAGCATCCTTCTGGAAATTGCCCTCCAGCCCTGTGGATGGCTTGCCGCCTATATCGGTTCGGCCCTTAAAAGCGACAAGCGCCTCTACTTCAGGAATCTTGGCGGACAGGCAACCCTTGTACGCCCCGTCACCCAGGATATGGGAACCCTGACCATGCGGTCCCGAATGACCAACGTTTCCGAGGCCGGCGGCCTGATTATTCAGGAGTTTGACATGGAGGTACTCAACAACGGAGCACCCCTGTACACGGGTACGACCAGCTTTGGTTTTTTCACAAAAGAGTCCCTGTCCAACCAGACCGGAATCAAGACAACCCCCCTTGACCGAGCGCCGTCGAAATCGGAACTCAGAAATGCGGTCTGCATTGATTTTACCGATGACGCTCCCCTGACACCCGGAGACGACAATGCTTCTATCCCCACGGGACTGCCCTCAAAGGCCCTGAGGATGATCGACAGAATTGATGTTCTCACCCTGGACGGTGGTCTTTTCGGCAACGGGTATGTCCGGGCAACCAAAGAGGTGGATCCCGATGAATGGTTCTTCAAGGCCCATTTTTACCAGGACCCGGTCTGCCCGGGTTCCCTGGGCATTGAATCCTTTTTACAAATCATGGCAGCCTATGCAAAAGAGCGGTGGAACTTTTCCTCGGAAACCCATGAAATGATTCCAACGGGCCAGGATCACAAATGGACCTACCGGGGGCAGATCACCCCGGACAACCGTCGCATCAGCGTCGAAGCCCACATCCGGTCGGTCACAGACGGAGAAAACCCTACGGTGACGGCCGATGGTATCCTCCGGGTGGACGGCCTGATCATCTACCAGATGGAAGGATTTACCCTGGAGTTGTGTCCTGTGAACGGGACACAAGATCAAGCAGCAGCACCCGGGAATTCCTCTCGTTGTTATATCTGA
- a CDS encoding GNAT family N-acetyltransferase, producing MKQGNLVLRSESEINDRINDYYIYEVDRAIYGCGALYPQDNNQGEIGAIAVNPSYKCKGVGKKIMRYLIGLGQKRGMNRLFLLTTQTSDWFYGFGFYPGTPSSLPPGRKVRYNNERNSRVLLLDLVSRSQDTTPG from the coding sequence GTGAAACAGGGGAACCTGGTGCTGCGCTCTGAATCTGAGATCAATGACAGGATCAACGATTACTATATCTACGAGGTGGATCGGGCCATTTACGGCTGCGGTGCCCTTTATCCCCAGGATAACAACCAGGGGGAGATTGGCGCCATTGCTGTTAACCCCTCGTACAAGTGCAAGGGGGTCGGCAAAAAGATCATGCGTTACCTCATTGGGCTTGGACAAAAACGCGGGATGAACCGGTTGTTCCTGTTAACGACCCAGACTTCAGACTGGTTCTATGGGTTTGGCTTCTATCCGGGAACCCCGTCATCCCTTCCCCCGGGTCGAAAGGTCAGATATAACAACGAGAGGAATTCCCGGGTGCTGCTGCTTGATCTTGTGTCCCGTTCACAGGACACAACTCCAGGGTAA
- a CDS encoding transposase, with protein MARMARAIAPGIPHHVIQRGNRRQQTFFNNEDYQNYLTVMSEWCAKFEVQTWAYCLMPNHVHLIMVPATKDGLNKAVGEAHRRYTRRINFREKWRGHLWQGRFSSFIMEERYLLACTKYVELNPVRAGLVEKPENWRWSSAGAHMKGKDDILVMTKPLLEIVKTPWEVFLSLDVEKSQIELFQKHERTGRPLGEDSFVIKMELLLDRKLKPQKPGPKKE; from the coding sequence ATGGCACGAATGGCGAGAGCTATCGCGCCGGGAATTCCCCACCATGTAATACAAAGGGGAAACAGGCGCCAGCAAACATTTTTCAACAATGAAGATTACCAAAATTATCTGACGGTGATGTCTGAGTGGTGTGCCAAGTTTGAGGTACAAACCTGGGCTTACTGTCTCATGCCTAATCACGTCCATTTGATAATGGTTCCAGCAACAAAGGATGGCTTGAACAAAGCCGTTGGTGAAGCCCACAGGCGCTACACCCGACGGATTAATTTTCGCGAAAAGTGGCGTGGCCATTTATGGCAAGGAAGATTTTCTTCTTTTATTATGGAGGAGAGATATTTATTGGCATGCACGAAATATGTGGAGTTGAATCCGGTCCGGGCCGGTTTGGTAGAAAAGCCTGAAAATTGGCGGTGGAGTAGTGCTGGCGCACATATGAAAGGCAAAGATGATATTCTTGTAATGACTAAGCCATTGCTTGAAATTGTGAAAACACCCTGGGAAGTTTTTTTGAGTTTGGATGTGGAAAAATCGCAAATAGAATTATTTCAAAAACATGAACGAACAGGACGACCTTTAGGAGAGGATTCCTTTGTAATAAAAATGGAATTACTTTTGGATCGAAAACTCAAGCCGCAAAAACCTGGGCCGAAGAAAGAATAG
- the argA gene encoding amino-acid N-acetyltransferase yields MHKQKKEVVAGVSGIREVFNYIRRYRQKTFVLKIEDSLLDSTLFPLLMKDIIQLHDVGINIVIVPGIRHTIEQKLDQAGIRTRFVDGVRITPVSALPLVKLAAMEVAETIISQLGAGGANGIMGTWIRARSLGVSQGIDFEFTGRIEKIRSDIVVKLMEENFIPVLYNVGFNSTGKSYNVNSNEITCCLCRDLDVIKLFFIGQDEGIRVENLTFPGEIVPNANGIFSNLDLSQVDYILEHNTDQLTYHYREYLENALEVTRPQNGVNRVHIISGTREGSLLTEVFSSTGLGTMVYRNDYAYIRMATPEDVPEILLLMEDYVKQGNLVLRSESEINDRINDYYIYEVDRAIYGCGALYPQDNNQGEIGAIAVNPSYKCKGVGKKIMRYLIGLGQKRGMNRLFLLTTQTSDWFYGFGFYPGTPSSLPLGRKVRYNNERNSRVLLLDLVSRSQDTTPG; encoded by the coding sequence ATGCACAAGCAAAAAAAAGAGGTTGTTGCAGGGGTAAGCGGTATCAGAGAGGTGTTTAACTACATCCGTCGTTACAGGCAAAAGACCTTTGTACTTAAGATTGAGGACAGCCTGCTCGATTCTACCCTGTTTCCCCTGCTCATGAAGGATATCATCCAGCTCCACGACGTTGGCATCAACATTGTCATTGTCCCTGGCATCCGTCATACCATTGAGCAGAAGCTTGATCAGGCAGGCATTCGGACCCGGTTTGTGGACGGGGTCCGCATCACCCCTGTATCGGCCCTTCCCCTGGTGAAGCTTGCCGCAATGGAGGTTGCTGAAACCATTATTTCCCAACTTGGCGCAGGTGGGGCCAACGGCATCATGGGCACCTGGATCCGGGCACGCTCACTTGGCGTGAGCCAGGGGATAGATTTTGAGTTTACCGGTCGTATTGAAAAGATCCGGTCGGACATTGTAGTGAAGCTCATGGAAGAAAATTTTATTCCTGTGCTGTACAATGTCGGTTTTAATTCCACGGGTAAGAGCTACAACGTCAACTCCAATGAAATAACCTGTTGCCTGTGCCGGGACCTGGACGTGATCAAACTTTTTTTCATCGGACAGGATGAGGGCATTCGTGTTGAGAATCTAACCTTTCCAGGCGAAATAGTACCCAATGCAAACGGTATTTTTTCCAACCTGGATTTATCCCAGGTGGATTATATCCTTGAACACAATACAGACCAGTTGACCTACCACTACCGGGAATACCTGGAAAATGCCCTTGAGGTCACCCGGCCCCAGAACGGAGTGAATCGGGTCCACATTATTTCCGGCACCCGGGAGGGGTCGTTGCTCACCGAGGTGTTCTCAAGCACGGGGCTTGGCACCATGGTTTACCGCAACGATTATGCCTATATTCGGATGGCCACCCCCGAGGATGTTCCGGAAATCCTGCTGCTCATGGAAGACTACGTGAAACAGGGGAACCTGGTGCTGCGCTCTGAATCTGAAATCAATGACAGGATCAACGATTACTATATATACGAGGTGGATCGGGCCATTTACGGCTGCGGTGCCCTTTATCCCCAGGATAACAATCAGGGGGAGATTGGCGCCATTGCTGTTAACCCTTCGTACAAGTGCAAGGGGGTCGGCAAAAAGATCATGCGTTACCTCATTGGGCTTGGACAAAAACGCGGGATGAACCGGCTGTTCCTGTTAACGACCCAGACTTCAGACTGGTTCTATGGGTTTGGCTTCTATCCGGGAACCCCGTCATCCCTTCCCCTGGGTCGAAAGGTCAGATACAACAACGAGAGAAATTCCCGGGTGCTGCTGCTTGATCTTGTGTCTCGTTCACAGGACACAACTCCAGGGTAA